A part of Scophthalmus maximus strain ysfricsl-2021 chromosome 20, ASM2237912v1, whole genome shotgun sequence genomic DNA contains:
- the LOC118284595 gene encoding E3 ubiquitin-protein ligase UHRF2-like produces MWIQVRTIDGKETRTVEDLSRLTKIESLRLKIQDIFNVGPQQQRLFYRGKQMEDGQTLFDYNVGLNDIVQLLIRSQTDPPDSPVAKDSSGVACSSTPPPDPRSESHNSPAPVSPADMETNTNIDNGNSSSIITTSTINETKPDTSATSNSTSTKNGFKPSSPLRDTQPPTSSKNALVDPGFGVFKVNELVDCRDVSIGAWFEACIENVTQAPKGQITPPKGKVGRPPKRTNGKLEAEPGQAHFGVGQTTDSNRNNVVLNSESNGASTSQTDPAAAAEGKEREEDVIYHIKYDDYPENGVVAMRLRDVRPRARTLLRWDQLQVGMHVMVNYNMETPDERGFWFDAEIQTLNQSSRTNKELRVKILLGGPGDVIGDCKVQFLDEIYQMEKPGARALSAADGQFKRKSGPECKHCKADPETECRFCSCCVCGGKQDAHMQLLCDECNMAFHIYCLNPPLATIPDDEDWYCPTCKNDTSEVVKAGEKLKASKKKAKMPSATTESQRDWGKGMACVGRTKECTIVPSNHYGPIPGVPVGTTWKFRVQVSEAGVHRPHVGGIHGRSNDGSYSLVLAGGFEDEVDRGDEFTYTGSGGRDLSGNKRIGEHSFDQTLTHMNRALALNCDAPLNDKDGAESRNWRAGKPVRVVRSSKGRRISKYAPEEGNRYDGIYKVVKYWPEIGKCGYLVWRYLLRRDDLEPAPWTPEGQERIKKLGLAVQYPPGYLSAMANKTKKEACARPGRGGRGKHYPGRGRPRRQRKIKEKEEIDEDEEDMQPVASVEEEEEPPSNGEQKTTRDRESSPAAEPPSKRVKIEETFQLSEQQQQLIREDTANKKLWDEAMENLKEGPNFLRKMEQIFMCVCCQELAFQPVTTVCSHNVCKTCLQRSFRAQVYSCPACRHDLGKDYAMTQNKMLQMLLDQFFPGYSKGR; encoded by the exons ATGTGGATCCAGGTTCGTACCATAGACGGGAAGGAGACGCGAACCGTGGAGGATCTCTCTAGACTGACCAAAATCGAGTCCCTGCGGTTGAAGATACAGGACATCTTCAACGTGGgcccgcagcagcagcggctcttCTACCGAGGGAAGCAG atggAAGATGGCCAGACACTGTTTGATTATAACGTGGGTCTCAACGACATCGTCCAGCTGCTGATTCGCTCTCAAACTGACCCTCCAGACAGCCCCGTCGCCAAGGACTCCTCGGGTGTTGCCTGTAGTTCAACTCCCCCGCCCGACCCCAGGTCTGAAAGCCATAATTCCCCAGCTCCTGTCTCCCCCGCTGACATGGAAACCAACACCAATATAGACaatggcaacagcagcagcatcatcactACCAGCACCATTAATGAAACCAAACCGGACACCAGCGCTACCAGTAACTCAACCAGTACCAAAAATGGGTTCAAGCCCTCCAGTCCATTACGGGACACCCAGCCTCCTACATCCAGCAAAAACGCACTAGTTGACCCGGGATTTGGTGTGTTCAAG GTCAACGAGCTGGTGGACTGCAGAGACGTCAGCATCGGTGCCTGGTTCGAGGCCTGCATCGAAAATGTGACACAGGCTCCCAAAGGACAGATAACGCCCCCCAAGGGCAAGGTGGGCCGGCCCCCAAAAAGGACTAATGGAAAGCTGGAGGCCGAGCCGGGACAGGCCCACTTCGGCGTGGGCCAAACCACAGACAGTAACAGGAATAATGTTGTGTTAAACTCGGAGAGCAATGGAGCCTCCACCTCTCAGACAGACCCCGCAGCCGCTGCAGAGggcaaggagagagaagaggacgtCATTTACCACATTAAATATGACGA CTACCCCGAGAACGGCGTGGTAGCGATGCGGTTGAGGGATGTGCGGCCCCGTGCCAGGACCCTTCTGCGGTGGGACCAGCTCCAGGTGGGCATGCATGTGATGGTCAACTACAATATGGAGACACCAGATGAGAGGGGCTTCTGGTTCGACGCCGAGATTCAAACCCTCAACCAATCCTCCCGCACCAACAAGGAGCTCCGGGTCAAGATCCTCCTCGG GGGTCCTGGGGATGTGATTGGAGATTGTAAGGTTCAGTTTCTGGATGAAATCTACCAGATGGAGAAACCAGGAGCTCGTGCACTCTCAGCTGCAGACGGACAATTTAAAC GGAAGAGTGGGCCAGAGTGCAAGCACTGCAAGGCTGACCCCGAGACCGAGTGTCGCTTCTGCTCCTGCTGCGTGTGCGGCGGGAAGCAGGACGCTCacatgcagctgctgtgtgacgAGTGCAACATGGCGTTTCACATCTACTGCCTCAACCCGCCGCTGGCCACCATCCCAGACGACGAGGACTG GTACTGTCCCACCTGTAAAAATGACACCAGCGAGGTTGTGAAAGCAGGAGAGAAGCTCAAAGCCAGCAAGAAGAAAGCCAAGATGCCTTCGGCGACAACCGAGAGTCAAAGGGACTGGGGAAAG GGTATGGCTTGTGTGGGCCGTACTAAAGAATGTACAATTGTTCCTTCAAACCACTACGGACCCATACCTGGGGTTCCTGTTGGAACCACCTGGAAATTCAGAGTGCAG GTGAGCGAAGCAGGTGTTCACAGGCCACATGTCGGCGGTATCCACGGGCGCAGTAACGATGGCTCCTATTCACTGGTGTTGGCTGGGGGCTTCGAGGATGAAGTG GACCGGGGAGATGAGTTCACCTACACGGGCAGCGGGGGTCGGGACCTCTCGGGAAACAAACGGATCGGAGAGCACTCTTTTGACCAGACACTGACGCACATGAACAG GGCATTGGCCTTAAACTGTGATGCACCTCTGAACGACAAAGACGGGGCAGAGTCGAGGAACTGGCGGGCAGGAAAGCCGGTGAGGGTCGTGCGCAGCTCCAAGGGCCGACGCATCAGCAAATACGCTCCCGAGGAGGGAAACCGCTATGATGGTATTTATAAg GTGGTAAAGTACTGGCCAGAGATCGGAAAGTGTGGCTACTTGGTGTGGCGGTACCTGCTGAGACGGGATGACCTGGAACCAGCACCGTGGACGCCTGAAGGACAAGAGAGGATCAAGAAACTGGGCCTTGCTGTTCAG TACCCGCCAGGCTACTTGTCGGCCATGGctaacaaaacaaagaaggagGCCTGTGCCAGACCTGGTCGCGGCGGCCGGGGGAAGCACTATCCCGGAAGGGGGAGACCACGGAGACAACGCAAGatcaaggagaaggaggagatcgacgaggacgaggaggacatgCAGCCGGTGGCCAgcgtggaagaggaggaggagccaccgAGTAACGGAGAGCAGAAGACGACCAGAGACAGGG AATCGTCACCAGCAGCAGAGCCTCCGTCTAAACGGGTGAAGATAGAGGAGACCTTCCagctgtcagagcagcagcagcagttgatcCGCGAGGACACGGCCAACAAGAAACTCTGGGATGAAGCCATGGAAAACCTTAAAGAGGGGCCG AATTTCCTTCGCAAGATGGAGCAGATCTTCATGTGCGTGTGCTGCCAGGAGCTGGCCTTCCAACCGGTCACCACCGTCTGCTCACACAACGTTTGCAAG aCTTGTCTCCAGCGGTCGTTTCGAGCGCAGGTGTACAGCTGCCCCGCCTGCCGCCACGACCTGGGCAAGGACTACGCCATGACCCAAAACAAGATGCTCCAGATGCTGCTTGACCAGTTCTTTCCCGGCTACAGCAAGGGCCGATGA